The Actinomycetota bacterium genome contains the following window.
GCAGCAGCGCGTGGCAATTGCGCGGGCGCTGGTCAATGAACCGGCCATCCTGATTGCCGATGAACCCACCGGCGCGCTCGATAGCAAAACCGGCGAGGAGATTATGGGGTTGTTCCAACGCTTGCACCAGGATTTCGGTCAGACGGTTATCCTCGTCACCCACAACCCCTTCGTCGCCCGCCATACCCGCCGCATCGTGCGCCTGTCCGACGGACTGATCACGTCTGATACAGCCAACCCAAACCCCATCGCCGCCGGTACGCCGCGCCCCGAAATGGAGATGTGACCATGCTGCTCACCCAAAATATTCTCACCGCCCTGCGCAGCCTCATGGCAAACAAACTGCGCTCCGGGCTGACCATTCTCGGTATTGTGATTGGTGTGGCGGCTGTAGTCGCGCTCATGGCGATTGGCACTGGCGCCACCAGCGACATTACCAGCCAGATTCAGAGTTCCGGCACCAACCTGCTCTCCATCCAGGCCGGGCGGACACAGCGCCCGCAGGCCGGGGGGGCACCACAAGCCTTTTCAGCGCTGACCTACAAAGACTACCAGGCGCTCAATGCCGCACTGACCGGCATTGCCGGGATTGCGCCCGTCTACCAGGCCAACAGCACGGTTGTTTTCGAAAACGACAGTTACAGCGTTTCTGTGACCGGCACGAGCGAGGACTACCTGAAGGTTTATTCCTACGAGATGGAGCGCGGACGCTTCTTCACTGCTGACGACCGCCAGAACAACAAACAGGTCGCCGTGCTGGGCGCAACCACCGCCGGGGAGCTGTTCCCAAACAGCGAAGCCGTCGGTCAAGCGGTAAAAATTGACGATGTGCGCTTCACGGTCATTGGCGTTCTCAAGGCCAAGGGCAGTTCCGGCTTCAGCGACCCGGATGATATTGTGCTGATTCCGCTCGAGGCTGGTTATCTCAAATTGTTCGGCGCAAACGCCATCCGCGACGGACAGAAAACGGTCAGTACCATCGCGGTATCGGCGGCCTCTGCCGAGGCAGTCGATACGGTCACAGCCCAAATCAACTTCGTCATGCGTCGCCAGCACAAAATCGAACCCGGCGCCGAGGCCGACTTCCGCGTCCAGAGTCAGAGCGACATGCTCGAAACGCTCAACACCGTCACCACCACCCTGACCACCTTACTTGGCGCGATTGCCGCCATCTCGCTCCTGGTGGGCGGGATTGGGATTATGAACATCACCCTGGTCTCGGTCAGCGAGCGCACGCGCGAAATCGGCCTGCGTAAAGCGGTCGGCGCGCGCAAAGACCACATCCTGCTCCAGTTCCTGGTAGAGACGATGACCCTCAGCTTATTGGGTGGCGTCGTTGGCATCCTGCTGGCCATTGGCATCGCCGAGATGGTCAGCGCGCTTGGTTTGATTAATTCGCTGGTAACCACGTCATCTATCCTGCTGGCTTTTACTTTCTCGCTGGGGATTGGTCTGTTCTTTGGTCTGTACCCAGCCTACCGCGCCGCTAACCTGCACCCAATGGAAGCCCTGCGGTCGGAATAATATTTCTTGCGAGGCCAATATGCAAACTTCTCTCCCAAAATCACTGCTTACCATCAGCATCCTGCTCATCATCCTGGCGCTGGTCAGCCTAGCGACAACCTTTTTGGGCGGTTTCGGGATGAATCCCACCGGACGCCAACCCGGAAACATGCCGCAGGGAAGTAATTTTCGTCCCGAAAATGCCAATCCCCCGCAGGGGGGATTCCAGGGCGGCGAACAGCAGCCCGGCGGCGGGACTTTCCCACAGCGTTCCAACAGCGGCGCATTCAATCTGTTTAGCCTGACTCGCACGTTCGGTTTGAGCGGGCAAATGATGACCTATCTCAATTCTGGCCTGGGAGTCATCGGCGCGGGGTTGGCTGCGCTGGGGGCCTTCTGGGTTTGGAAGAAGAAGAAATCCGGGCTGAACCTGGCCATTGTACTGGCGATATTATTCCTGCTGGGAGCGCTGCCGGGAATTTTTCCCGGCTTGCGAATGATGGATGCCGCCGCCATCATTCGATTTGTCCTCAACATCCTCAGCGTGGGCGCTGCGTTGGTCATCCTGGCAATAGGAATCCTGCCCTCGGTGAGGGATGAAGTGGAATAACCCTACATCATGCGGGCGGCAGTCCCGTCAAGGGCACACCACGCCCATAATTCAACAAATGCTAGCCTCCCTGCAACGTTTTTACAGGGAGGCTTTTTCACAGCAAGTTCACAGGTATTTCTTGGCATGTTCACAGGCGGGTGGTCTAGAATTTTGATGCAAATCAAAACCAATAAAAGAGGTCGACGATGACAAACAAAACACGGTTTTCCCCTGAGTTTATCATCCTAGTGTCCTGAAGCCAGGTTATTTAGCACAAAACGAACCTCAGGAGAAAGCTCTGGGTCAGCTAATACTTCCTTAGAATTGATAGTTACAATTGCCGATCGCAGTGGTCGAATTACGTTCACAAATTTCTTTATACTGATTCCAGTCCGATATTCAATATTTCTACTAACCGCTAAAGCAGC
Protein-coding sequences here:
- a CDS encoding ABC transporter permease, with protein sequence MLLTQNILTALRSLMANKLRSGLTILGIVIGVAAVVALMAIGTGATSDITSQIQSSGTNLLSIQAGRTQRPQAGGAPQAFSALTYKDYQALNAALTGIAGIAPVYQANSTVVFENDSYSVSVTGTSEDYLKVYSYEMERGRFFTADDRQNNKQVAVLGATTAGELFPNSEAVGQAVKIDDVRFTVIGVLKAKGSSGFSDPDDIVLIPLEAGYLKLFGANAIRDGQKTVSTIAVSAASAEAVDTVTAQINFVMRRQHKIEPGAEADFRVQSQSDMLETLNTVTTTLTTLLGAIAAISLLVGGIGIMNITLVSVSERTREIGLRKAVGARKDHILLQFLVETMTLSLLGGVVGILLAIGIAEMVSALGLINSLVTTSSILLAFTFSLGIGLFFGLYPAYRAANLHPMEALRSE
- a CDS encoding IS1634 family transposase is translated as AALAVSRNIEYRTGISIKKFVNVIRPLRSAIVTINSKEVLADPELSPEVRFVLNNLASGH